In the genome of Chroococcidiopsis sp. TS-821, the window AATACAGGTACACTCTGAATGACATTTAAAAATAAGTATCGCGAAATCACCCGCCAAGTTGATGCTCCCATCGCCTGGGCTGCTTCGACAAATAATTCAGTTTTAACGCTTACTGTATGATTGCGGACAACACGATAATACTGCGGGATGTAAGAAATGCTAATTGCGATCGCCGCATTTAATATGCCTCGTCCTACTACAAACGCAAGCGTGATTGATAATAGTAACCCAGGTAGAGTGTAAATTGTATCCATCAAAAACAGCAAGACGCGATCCAAGCTACCGCCTAAATACCCGCTGACAAGTCCTAATGGTACGCCAATTGCTAAACTCAACATTGTCGCCAGCACAACAACTTGCAACGCCACTTGCGTACCGTACAGCGTTCGAGAAAAAACATCGTAACCTTCGCGATTTGTGCCAAACCAGTATTGTGCCGAAGGTGGTACGTGACTAGGATTATTGAGAGATTCAAGTGGATTTTGAATCCATCCCCAAGCTTGAAATACAGGAGCTAAGATAGCAATCAGTACAAAGATCAGGGTGATTATCAACCCGATGCGCATCAGCTGCATCGAGACGCTGGAACTACCAGACACGATAAAACGTAGCGGAAGTTGGCGTTTGGTTGCGGTCATCAGTGTTTGCTCAACAAGCAGGATCTGCTGACCATTTTTACAGAATTGTCTGCGTTTTTGACAAGCAGGTGGGTTTTGTGTGTCGCCGCAAACAAATTTATTCGCCCCTGAAATCGCTGCTACAAAAACAAAGTCCGCCGGCGCGGACTTGCAGTCATACTTTTGATGAGAGAAATTACAAATTAGCTTCAATCAGCTGGCGGTAATAACTTTTCTGTTTGATGCCTTTAACTTCCATTAGGAGTTCTTGGTTTTTGAACAATTGAATAGTAGGCGTTCCTGTAACACCAGCAGTTTCTGCAATGTCGCGCTCTTTGTCAATGTCTATTTCTACAAAGTGAACTTTGCCGTCAAACTCATCTATGACTTTATTCAAAATTGGTTTTAATGTATGGCAAGGACCGCATCCAGGTGCCACATACTTAACTATCAATAAGCGATCGCTTTCATGGAACAATTTCCGTAAAGCGTAACCGCCTTCATGACGCGTTGCACTCAAATCAAACTCGCCATTTTGCGTTGTCTTGACGGCTTCGTGCACTAATTCGTTATCTAAGTGCAAGTTCTCTCCAGCTTGATGGAATTCTTGAATTAAACCGTTAGAAGATAACCAGCGTTCGGCTAACATGGCTGCCATACAACCCGAACCCGCTGCTGTAACTGCTTGACGATATTCACGATCTTGCACGTCACCCGCAGCGAAGACACCTTCAACGCTTGTTTCTGGCGAACCAGGCTTTGTAACAATGTAGCCAAGATCGTCAAGTTCGATTTGTCCTTTGAAGAGTGATGTGTTTGGTGTATGACCGATCGCGTAAAATAGCCCCTTAACATGAATTTTGCTTTCTTCGCCAGTTTGCGTATTTCGGACTTTGACTCCTTCCATGTGGTTATCATTCCCAAATACGTCAATTGGCTCGGTATTCCAATGAACGTGAATCTTAGGATTACTCAAAACGCGATCCTGCATCGCCTTACTCGCACGCATTTTGTCACTGCGGACAAGCATATGTACCTGCGATCCATACTTGGTGAGGTAAATCGATTCTTCGGCTGCGGAGTCTCCACCACCCACAACCGCGAGTTCAGCGCCATGAAAAATTGGTGTTGCACCATCGCAGATCGCACACGCGGAAATACCACGACTCCAAAATTCGCCCTCACACGGCAATCCTAACCGCTTTGCTGTCGCACCAGTGGCAATAATCACGCTATGTGTTTTAAACTCGCGCTCGTCAGAACGTACCGTAAATGGACGCTGAGTTAAATCAACATAGGTGACATCTTCGGTATATAACTCAGCTCCCCAGCGTTCGGCTTGCGCTTTCATCCGATCCATCAAATTTGGTCCGGTAATTCCTTCAGGAAAGCCTGGAAAATTCTCTACTTCTGTCGTCGTCATCAGCTGTCCCCCTGGCAAACCCCCAGCTTGAAAGCCTTCAAATACAATCGGTTTGAGGTTGGCTCGTGCAGCATAAATTGCAGCGGTATACCCGGCTGGACCTGAACCAATGATTACTAAATTCTCTACCGTTGGATTTGTCATGGATGCTTATATAAACTCATAATGACTACGTTTAGCTTAGTATAACAAATAGTTACATAGAGAGCTAGTCGTATCGTTGCGGATTTTCAATCGAGATTGAGGTAATAAGGATATCTTGTAGATCCATCTCAGAGAATGAGAGGCGATCGCAAATATATCAATAAATAGAACCTTTGCGCTTGTAAGATTTTTGTCAGATCTGGGCATATTAGCAATTGAGGTGAAGTAGGGCTTGCCTCAGTTGCGGTTAGCAGTAGGAATTGCAGAATATGACTCAGATTTTAACTGAAATAAGTGAGAAGATTCGGCAGCAGTTTGATACCGGACCTTATCCGAGAATTCCATTAGAGAGGTCGCCGAAGAATGATGCTATGGCGCTATATATCCATAGTTTGGTAAATGCGTATTACTTGCGCAATCAAAAAATTATTCGTACTGAGGGTAAGTTAATTTTAGATGCAGGGTGTGGCTCTGGTTATAAGTCACTGATTTTAGCGGAAGCCAATCCAGGGGCAAAAATTGTTGGTATAGACATCTCTGCAAACTCAATTGAACTTGCGAAACAACGATTGCAATATCACGGCTTTGACAATGCAGAGTTTTATGTATGCAGAATTGAAGACTTACCGAGTTTAGGTTTGCAATTTGACTATATTAACTGCGATGATGTGTTGTATTTGTTGAGTGAACCAGCAGTTGGCTTACAGGCGATGAAGTCGGTTCTCAAGCAGGATGGCATTATTCGCGCTAATCTACATAGTTCGCTGCAACGCACTTACTACTACCGCGCCCAAGAAGTCTTCAAAATGATGGGGTTGATGGATGAAAATCCCGAAGAGTTAGAGATTGACTTGGTACGAGACACAATGAATGCATTAAAAGATCAAGTAAAGCTCAAAGCTTTGACTTGGAGTCCTGCGCTCGCAGCCGATCCAGAACGAATTTTAATGAATCTACTATTTCAGGGAGACAAAGGCTACACAATCCCTGAGACATTTGCCGCAATTCGGAAGGCTGAGCTTGAGTTTATCAGCATGGTAAATTGGCGGCAATGGAATTTGATGGAGTTATTTAAAGAACCCGACGATCTCCCAGTCTTTTTAGCAATGAGTTTACCGGAAATTAGCGTAGAAGAACAACTTACTTTATTTGAGTTGTTGCATCCGGTTCATCGCTTGTTAGACTTTTGGTGTGGTCATCCGCAGCAAAGTCAAAATGTTGTTCCGGTTGTCGAGTGGACGTTATCTGATTGGGAAACTGCACAAGTTCATCTTGTACCACAGCTAAGAACACCGGAAATTAAACGAGAACTTATAGATGCGATCGCGCAGTTAAACACGTTTGAAATTAGCCAGTACTTACCAATTCCAGAAAAACACGTATCGATAGATAGTACAGTTGCCGCTTGTTTGTTACCTTTGTGGGAAGCACCGCAACCGATGCGATCGCTTGTGGCACATTGGCAGAAAATACGCCCTGTGAATTTGGCAACGCTAGAGCCATTCAGCACCAATGAAGCTTTAGAAGTGCTGAGTAACGCGCTCATTGGCTTGGAAAGTCGCGGTTATGTTCTGGTTGAACGGTAAAGTTGTTTTTTATGAGCGATCGCATGAGATGAATGTGTTGTGCGATCGTATATTTCTCATCTCACAACCGTTGGAGTAATTCCTCATACTCCTCATACAATTTAATCTAATGCGAGAAAAGTTATTGGATTTTATTGAGGATTCCAAAATACCAATGATTCAACTATCTATATATTCTACCTTGATGTCAAACCATCAAATTAGTCAATCTAATTCAGCATTTAAAGGTAGACGTTGAAGATGAATTTTTGATAGTTGGATATATGAAAACCTCGATGAGTGGGCAAGCTAAGTCTAGTTACTAACAAAACATTTTCCCCACTCTATAGCTAAAACTACTATGAATACACAACTTAAAGCCCAATTTCTAGACCGGAGGGATAGAAAAAACGAAGAAGGTTTCACGCTCATTGAGATGCTGGTAGTTATTATTATTATTGGTATTCTCTCTGCTATTGCAATGCCATCGTTTCTGAGTCAAGCAGCGAAAACTCGGCAATCGGAAGCAAAAAATAGTACGGGTGCTTTGAACCGAGCGCAGCAAGCTTATTATTTAGAAAACCAAATATTTGCAGACGATGTGAATAAGTTAAGTGTAGGCGTGGTCAATAGCGTTAGTTATAACTACGTGGTGAGTGGTAACGATTTCATCAATCAAGTGGCGAACTTGGCAACGGCACAGCAAGCAGATTTGAAAAGTTATGCGGGCGGTGTTTTTAAGTCGGCAAATAATCTGACAACTGTAGCAATCTTGTGTGAAGCAAATAGTGCAGGAAACACACCGATAAACGCGCCAATGAGTGCGAATGCTTGTGCGAATGGTTCGCAGCGAATGCAATAAGTTCATTTTGGCGTACAGATGGCGATCGCACTCTTATCGATGACTTACTGTAGGAAAAACCTGACGACGCTTCAATATGCGGTCGCACTTTCGTACCACATCTTTCAAAGCCACATGGCACTCCTATTTCTGGCAGTATAGGTAATCAACGCATAGCGCACCACTATTATGCGATCGTACCTGGATATAAATTCTTTCATCCAAAATTAGCAAATAACACGTTCTGACATAGTAAGGGTAGAAAAAGTGGTAAATATTCTGGTACGAATGCCGGAATGTTTCTATTTTTCAGCTTAGGCGGCTTCTTGCCCCTTAAGATCGCATCAGATGCTACAGGCAGGGGACACTTCCAAGGGCGTACTGTTTTCCTATTCGAGTGGAGAAGATGAGGAAAAAGCTTGTCTGCGAATAGTGTAGTATTTTCTTGATTCTTGTCGCCGTTGTATTAATTGTATTAAAAATTACTAATACCTTTATGCTAGGTATTGCTATTCCTGCCAAACAGCGTTAATTTATGCTCTAATATGACGTCTCTATACTGCAATCAAGGACACAAAAACCAAAAAGGTAGCCGCTTTTGTATTGAGTGTGGCGAACCATTGTGGCTAGCTGCGGGAGAAGTTTTAGAAAAGCGCTATCGTCTTGTGCGTCAGTTAGCCTCTGGTGGCTTTGGACGTACTTACTTAGCAGAAAATTTGCATCGCTTCAACGAGCGTTGTGTCCTCAAAGAATTCGCGCCACAGGTACAAAACGATCGCGAACTTGAAAAAGCAAAAGAATTATTTGAGCGCGAAGCAGGAGCGCTATACAATCTCAAGCATCCGCAACTACCGCGTTTTCTAGAATTTTTTCAAGCAGAGACAAAAGCTGGTATAAATTGCTTGTTTTTGGCACAAGACTACATCGAAGGAGACACCTACTACGACTTACTGCGATCGCGCGGTTCTTTCTCAGAAGCAGAAGTTCGACAACTCTTGTGTAAATTATTACCTGTCTTATCTTATATACACGCACAGGGCGTCGTACATCGCGATATTGCCCCAGATAACATCATTCTGCGAAATAGCGACCAAATGCCAGTTTTGATCGACTTTGGTGGCGTGAAACAAGTTGCGGCAACTGTCGTTTCTCAATTTACAGGATTGGGGATGCCGACTTTAATAGGTAAACAAGGCTACGCCCCAGAGGAGCAAATGCGTCAGGGCAAAGTGTATCATAATAGCGACTTGTACGCGCTGGCGGTGACAGCATTAGTATTGCTGACGGGTAAAGAACCGCAAGACTTGTACGATAGCTACAAAGGTACTTGGCAATGGCGGAAAGAAATTAATATCAGTCCGCAGCTAGAAGCGGTATTGCATAAAATGTTGGCGTATAAGCCAGGCGATCGCTATGCCAACGCCGAGGAAGTCTTACAAGCCTTACAAACTCCATCACTAAAGATACCAACGCTTAATATTTCGCAACTACGAACGATTAATGTCTTGGGACGTAAGCCCGAACCGACACGCAATCCTGCATCACAAGAGATTAAAACACACTCTACAGGCACTCAGGTCATTGCTGCGCGTACTAACAAACAAATGCAGTTAAACTTGGGTTGGGTGCGTCCTATGCTGATGAAAGCAACGACCTTAAGCGCAGTTGGATTGACGGTAACCAGTGCATGGGTATTGGCAAATTCTCTTTTGCAGATACCGCTATCGAACCCGACAGCACAGCGATCGCCAACCAGTACTAATACAGCAACTAGGCTGCAAAACATCGTCAGCCGTCGCCAAGCTTTACAAATTCGAGAGGCTTTTTTTATTGGTTTAGTAGATGATTCTTTCCATCGCCAACATCCTGAGTTAAATGGACGAAGCTTGAAATCTGATGCTCAAGACGCCGCATTACGCGACAATTGGTTTAGAATTGCAGAGCAAATGCTCGATAAACTAGAACAAGCTGAACTTTCGCCAGCAATCCGACGCCGCCTTGGAAGTTACAACGAACAAGACTACACAACTTGGCAGCAGCAAGCAAATCAAGGGCTGTTAGGGAACTATACCAGCAATGAATTAACTCAACAAACAAATCAAAAATTTTATCGCCTCTTTCCCGAAGAACGCGGAAAGAAACTTAAACTTAATACATTAGGTCAAGTATGGTACGCAATCGCTGCCGACCAGGTGCAGCAGCGCAAACAGGCTAGTAAATAACAGCTAGACTTTGAATGTCGGCGCAAGCCAAAAATGAAATATTCATTTCAATCCTTGCATTATCGTACCATTTCACTAAGTTAAAGATTAACAAACAACTTCTCCTCTGCCTTGTCTGCTCCCTTGCTTCCCCTGTTGCCTATATGTATAGCCTTAGTAGAGTTTAACCTCGACCCCTGACCTCTGACCCCTACTATATCAACCTTGAAAAACGGTATGATGTACTGCTCCAAAGGACACGAAAATCCAGATCGCAGTCGCTATTGTCTTGAGTGCGGCGAAAAGCTAGTGGAGGCAAGTAATACACAGCCAGGAATTATAGGCGATCGCTACCGAATTATCCGCCAATTGGGGCAAGGGGGCTTTGGACGTACTTATCTCGCCGAAGATATTAATCGCTTTAATGAACTGTGTGTTTTAAAAGAATTTGCGCCCCAAGTACAGGGAACCTATGCTTTGCAAAAAGGGCAACAATTGTTTCAACGCGAAGCCGGAACTCTTTACAAATTACAACATCCGCAAATTCCTAAATTTCGCGAACTTTTTCAAGCCAGTTTAGAGGGTAAGAAACATTTACTTTTAGTCCAAGATTATGTTGCAGGTGCGAGCTATCGCCAATTATTAAATACCCGCAAACAGCAAGGTTTACAGTTTAACGAAACCGAAGTTACACAGCTACTACAACAACTCTTGCCAGTTTTAGATTATATCCACTCGCTCGGAGTTATCCATCGCGATATTTCACCAGAAAATATCATCTTGCGCGATGCGGATTATTTACCTGTACTCATCGATTTTGGTGGTGTTAAACAAGTAGCAGCTTCAATTGTTTCTCAGTTTAGCCCTGCCGATCCTCATGCTACAGTATTGCCAGTGACTCGCGTCGGCAAAATTGGCTATGCACCACCAGAACAAATCTTTTCTGGAGTTGTCTCTTTCCAAAGTGATTTATATGCTTTAGCTGCAACTGCACTCGTATTACTCACAGGTAAAGAACCACAAGATTTAATTGACGAGCAAACATTAGAGTGGAACTGGCGACGCGAAATTAACCTCAGCCCCCAGTTGGGGAATATTTTAGATAAAATGCTCGTGCCCAGAGCAAGCGATCGCTATCCATCCGCA includes:
- a CDS encoding ABC transporter permease, with the protein product MTATKRQLPLRFIVSGSSSVSMQLMRIGLIITLIFVLIAILAPVFQAWGWIQNPLESLNNPSHVPPSAQYWFGTNREGYDVFSRTLYGTQVALQVVVLATMLSLAIGVPLGLVSGYLGGSLDRVLLFLMDTIYTLPGLLLSITLAFVVGRGILNAAIAISISYIPQYYRVVRNHTVSVKTELFVEAAQAMGASTWRVISRYLFLNVIQSVPVLFTLNAADAILTLGSLGFLGQGLPPRVPEWGHDLRQALQALPTGIWWTAFFPGMALTLLVVGLSLLGEGLSEFVNPRWRKQG
- the trxB gene encoding thioredoxin-disulfide reductase codes for the protein MTNPTVENLVIIGSGPAGYTAAIYAARANLKPIVFEGFQAGGLPGGQLMTTTEVENFPGFPEGITGPNLMDRMKAQAERWGAELYTEDVTYVDLTQRPFTVRSDEREFKTHSVIIATGATAKRLGLPCEGEFWSRGISACAICDGATPIFHGAELAVVGGGDSAAEESIYLTKYGSQVHMLVRSDKMRASKAMQDRVLSNPKIHVHWNTEPIDVFGNDNHMEGVKVRNTQTGEESKIHVKGLFYAIGHTPNTSLFKGQIELDDLGYIVTKPGSPETSVEGVFAAGDVQDREYRQAVTAAGSGCMAAMLAERWLSSNGLIQEFHQAGENLHLDNELVHEAVKTTQNGEFDLSATRHEGGYALRKLFHESDRLLIVKYVAPGCGPCHTLKPILNKVIDEFDGKVHFVEIDIDKERDIAETAGVTGTPTIQLFKNQELLMEVKGIKQKSYYRQLIEANL
- a CDS encoding class I SAM-dependent methyltransferase; translated protein: MTQILTEISEKIRQQFDTGPYPRIPLERSPKNDAMALYIHSLVNAYYLRNQKIIRTEGKLILDAGCGSGYKSLILAEANPGAKIVGIDISANSIELAKQRLQYHGFDNAEFYVCRIEDLPSLGLQFDYINCDDVLYLLSEPAVGLQAMKSVLKQDGIIRANLHSSLQRTYYYRAQEVFKMMGLMDENPEELEIDLVRDTMNALKDQVKLKALTWSPALAADPERILMNLLFQGDKGYTIPETFAAIRKAELEFISMVNWRQWNLMELFKEPDDLPVFLAMSLPEISVEEQLTLFELLHPVHRLLDFWCGHPQQSQNVVPVVEWTLSDWETAQVHLVPQLRTPEIKRELIDAIAQLNTFEISQYLPIPEKHVSIDSTVAACLLPLWEAPQPMRSLVAHWQKIRPVNLATLEPFSTNEALEVLSNALIGLESRGYVLVER
- a CDS encoding type IV pilin-like G/H family protein, coding for MNTQLKAQFLDRRDRKNEEGFTLIEMLVVIIIIGILSAIAMPSFLSQAAKTRQSEAKNSTGALNRAQQAYYLENQIFADDVNKLSVGVVNSVSYNYVVSGNDFINQVANLATAQQADLKSYAGGVFKSANNLTTVAILCEANSAGNTPINAPMSANACANGSQRMQ
- a CDS encoding serine/threonine-protein kinase, coding for MTSLYCNQGHKNQKGSRFCIECGEPLWLAAGEVLEKRYRLVRQLASGGFGRTYLAENLHRFNERCVLKEFAPQVQNDRELEKAKELFEREAGALYNLKHPQLPRFLEFFQAETKAGINCLFLAQDYIEGDTYYDLLRSRGSFSEAEVRQLLCKLLPVLSYIHAQGVVHRDIAPDNIILRNSDQMPVLIDFGGVKQVAATVVSQFTGLGMPTLIGKQGYAPEEQMRQGKVYHNSDLYALAVTALVLLTGKEPQDLYDSYKGTWQWRKEINISPQLEAVLHKMLAYKPGDRYANAEEVLQALQTPSLKIPTLNISQLRTINVLGRKPEPTRNPASQEIKTHSTGTQVIAARTNKQMQLNLGWVRPMLMKATTLSAVGLTVTSAWVLANSLLQIPLSNPTAQRSPTSTNTATRLQNIVSRRQALQIREAFFIGLVDDSFHRQHPELNGRSLKSDAQDAALRDNWFRIAEQMLDKLEQAELSPAIRRRLGSYNEQDYTTWQQQANQGLLGNYTSNELTQQTNQKFYRLFPEERGKKLKLNTLGQVWYAIAADQVQQRKQASK